A genomic region of Catalinimonas niigatensis contains the following coding sequences:
- a CDS encoding alkaline phosphatase, producing MLLLSITFSSHAQMLPGIKHVVLIGIDGLSPEGMMQANTPTFDSLMREGAYSLKAQAVLPSSSSPNWSSMIMGASPEEHGITDNEWRPKDIGNQVLCDEEPGTMWPTIFRLVREQYSEADLACFHDWSTIGRLIEPGVLDMLADTRGENRTAEAASSYLYEYAPALMFVHLDHVDHAGHAYQWGSIEYLNAVEKADRLTNLILGGLRRKGVLEETLVILTSDHGGTDRQHGGYTPEEITIPWIMAGPSVKADFEIPDDIMTYDTAATLAYIFGVQQPSCWIGRPIISVFEEN from the coding sequence ATGCTTCTCTTATCGATCACCTTTAGCAGCCATGCTCAAATGTTGCCTGGAATTAAACATGTGGTATTGATAGGCATTGATGGACTAAGTCCGGAAGGCATGATGCAGGCCAACACACCTACCTTTGATTCTCTAATGCGGGAAGGAGCCTATTCTTTGAAAGCTCAGGCTGTATTACCATCCAGCAGCAGTCCCAACTGGTCTTCCATGATCATGGGTGCTTCTCCTGAAGAACATGGGATCACCGACAACGAATGGCGACCCAAAGACATAGGTAATCAGGTGCTTTGCGATGAAGAACCCGGAACGATGTGGCCCACGATTTTCAGGCTGGTAAGAGAGCAGTATTCAGAAGCCGACCTGGCTTGTTTTCACGACTGGAGTACCATTGGTAGACTGATTGAACCAGGGGTGCTGGATATGCTGGCAGATACTCGTGGGGAAAACCGTACCGCCGAAGCGGCCTCCTCCTATTTATATGAATACGCACCTGCGCTAATGTTTGTGCATCTGGATCATGTAGATCATGCCGGACACGCTTATCAATGGGGATCTATTGAATATCTGAATGCTGTAGAAAAAGCAGACCGCCTGACCAACCTAATATTGGGTGGCTTACGCAGAAAAGGAGTACTGGAAGAGACGCTGGTCATCCTGACCTCTGACCATGGAGGGACTGACAGGCAACATGGAGGATATACTCCTGAAGAAATTACTATTCCCTGGATCATGGCCGGGCCTTCTGTAAAAGCAGATTTTGAAATCCCGGATGATATCATGACTTATGATACCGCGGCAACCCTTGCCTATATTTTTGGAGTGCAGCAGCCTTCCTGCTGGATTGGTCGCCCCATCATCAGTGTATTTGAAGAAAATTAG
- a CDS encoding histidinol-phosphatase, with product MSFTNFHGHTHYCDGKGTAAEYADAAIAQGMPVYGFSTHAPLPYEVLWTMKEEEAEKYVAEVAQAKEKYKDLIQIYTGLEVDYIPETAGPGHECIQKLGLDYTIGSVHFVDFFPNGHPWEIDGQHTLFLEGLQQIFKGDIQQAIKRYYALIRKMVQEDPPDIVGHLDKIKIQSEDGNLFSEEADWYRDAVEETLQAIQARGLIVEVNTRGMYKKKTIDPYPGPWVLERMRTLDIPIMLNSDAHHPREIIACFEETAKLLLDIGYNHCRILLNGKWQDVAFTIKGIDYASS from the coding sequence ATGAGTTTTACCAACTTTCACGGACATACCCACTACTGCGATGGAAAGGGAACGGCTGCCGAATACGCTGATGCGGCGATAGCGCAGGGTATGCCTGTCTATGGTTTTTCTACCCACGCCCCACTTCCCTACGAAGTGCTGTGGACGATGAAGGAAGAGGAAGCTGAAAAATATGTGGCGGAAGTGGCGCAGGCTAAAGAAAAATACAAAGACCTTATTCAGATATATACCGGACTGGAAGTAGATTATATCCCTGAAACTGCCGGGCCAGGGCATGAGTGCATACAAAAGCTGGGTCTGGATTATACCATTGGCTCCGTGCATTTCGTAGATTTCTTTCCAAACGGTCATCCCTGGGAAATAGACGGGCAGCACACCTTATTTCTGGAAGGTCTGCAACAAATCTTTAAAGGCGATATTCAGCAAGCGATAAAACGTTACTACGCACTGATCAGAAAAATGGTGCAGGAAGATCCTCCGGATATTGTGGGTCATCTGGATAAGATCAAAATACAAAGCGAGGATGGCAATCTCTTCAGCGAGGAAGCTGACTGGTATCGGGATGCCGTGGAAGAAACATTGCAGGCCATTCAGGCGAGAGGCTTGATTGTGGAAGTGAACACCAGAGGAATGTATAAGAAAAAAACGATTGACCCTTATCCAGGTCCCTGGGTGCTGGAGCGTATGCGAACTTTGGATATTCCTATCATGCTTAATTCAGACGCACATCATCCCCGTGAAATTATAGCCTGCTTTGAAGAGACAGCAAAATTACTCTTAGACATAGGTTATAATCACTGCCGGATTCTGTTAAATGGAAAATGGCAGGATGTGGCTTTTACCATCAAAGGAATTGACTATGCATCCTCCTAA
- a CDS encoding DUF5690 family protein: MHPPKFTNWLSRTSSWAFSLYAIMAAFCTYSCMYAFRKPFAVATFSDLSLWGIDYKIWLITAQVFGYTLSKFLGIKIVSEMSGNRRAISILILIGIAGLALLLFAIVPPPYNIPFLFLNGLPLGMVWGLVFSYLEGRKLTEILGAGLSISFIFSSGFVKTVGAWVMLDWGVSNLWMPFVTGMLFVLPLLFFVWMLNQLPPPTREDEQLRTKRKPMNKAERREFLRLFAPGIILLVVAYTFLTAFRDFRDNFAREIWISLGYGDDVAIYTETEVPIALAVLLIMGLLMLIKSNTKALNTYHLLIGFGFLLVGASTFAFEQAWISPSVWMTLVGLGLYLGYVPFNSILFDRLLAAFKYAGTAGFLIYVADSFGYLGSVAVLFYKNFGQSELSWLHFFINSAYVMTFVGSALMILSMVYFRQRAAQWQREREEIPVTAHQEIIV, encoded by the coding sequence ATGCATCCTCCTAAGTTTACAAACTGGCTTAGCCGTACTTCCAGCTGGGCCTTTTCTTTGTATGCGATTATGGCGGCTTTCTGTACCTACTCCTGCATGTATGCCTTTCGCAAGCCTTTTGCAGTGGCTACTTTCAGCGATCTTTCTCTTTGGGGCATAGATTATAAAATCTGGCTGATTACTGCTCAGGTATTTGGCTATACTTTGTCTAAATTTTTAGGTATCAAGATCGTATCGGAAATGAGTGGAAACCGGAGGGCAATTTCTATTCTAATCCTGATCGGGATTGCCGGACTGGCCCTTCTGCTTTTTGCCATTGTACCGCCTCCTTACAATATTCCTTTTCTTTTTCTCAACGGCTTGCCACTGGGCATGGTCTGGGGCTTGGTATTCAGCTATCTGGAAGGCCGCAAGCTCACAGAAATTCTGGGGGCGGGCTTGTCTATCAGCTTTATTTTCTCCTCAGGTTTTGTCAAGACAGTAGGCGCCTGGGTGATGCTGGACTGGGGTGTATCTAATCTCTGGATGCCTTTTGTCACCGGAATGCTGTTTGTACTGCCTTTGCTCTTTTTTGTATGGATGCTCAACCAGTTGCCTCCGCCCACCAGAGAAGATGAGCAGCTGCGCACCAAGCGCAAGCCGATGAATAAGGCCGAGCGCAGAGAATTTCTCCGGCTGTTTGCCCCCGGTATCATTCTGCTGGTGGTTGCTTATACTTTTCTCACGGCATTCCGTGATTTCAGAGATAATTTTGCCCGCGAAATCTGGATTTCTCTGGGCTATGGTGATGATGTGGCTATTTATACCGAAACCGAAGTGCCTATTGCTTTGGCAGTGCTCCTGATCATGGGTTTGCTGATGCTGATCAAAAGCAATACCAAAGCCCTCAATACCTATCATCTGCTCATTGGTTTTGGTTTCCTGCTGGTAGGAGCGAGTACCTTTGCTTTTGAGCAGGCCTGGATCAGTCCGTCGGTGTGGATGACGCTGGTAGGTTTGGGCCTGTACCTGGGCTATGTGCCTTTCAACAGCATCCTTTTTGATCGTTTGCTGGCTGCCTTTAAGTACGCTGGTACTGCCGGATTCCTGATTTACGTAGCTGATTCCTTTGGCTACCTGGGAAGTGTAGCTGTACTCTTCTACAAAAACTTTGGGCAATCGGAGTTGAGCTGGCTTCACTTTTTTATCAATTCCGCCTATGTGATGACCTTTGTAGGGAGTGCGCTAATGATCCTTTCTATGGTCTATTTCCGGCAGAGAGCTGCACAATGGCAAAGAGAAAGAGAAGAAATACCTGTCACAGCTCATCAGGAAATAATTGTTTAA